The Candidatus Deferrimicrobiaceae bacterium genome includes a region encoding these proteins:
- a CDS encoding response regulator transcription factor has protein sequence MIRLMIVDDHPIVRKGLRQALLETGDLDVVGEGGNEDELRALLENTLCDVLLLDIALPGRNGLEVLAWLRETHPRIAVIILSTHKEPLYAVRALKGGAHGYVTKLAPPEELVAAIRLAAAGRKYMGPDLAEQVAGLLSGNLDALPHESLSSRELEVLKMISRGCKPQEIADALALSVKTIGTYRDRLLRKMNMASNADLVRYAAEHDL, from the coding sequence ATGATCCGTCTCATGATCGTCGACGACCATCCCATCGTCCGCAAGGGGCTCCGGCAGGCGCTCCTCGAGACCGGCGACCTCGATGTCGTCGGCGAAGGGGGCAACGAGGACGAGCTGCGGGCGCTCCTCGAGAACACCCTCTGCGATGTCCTGCTCCTCGACATCGCGCTCCCGGGCCGGAACGGCCTCGAAGTCCTCGCCTGGCTTCGGGAAACGCATCCCCGGATTGCGGTGATCATCCTCAGCACGCACAAAGAGCCGCTGTATGCCGTGCGCGCCCTCAAGGGAGGCGCCCATGGCTATGTGACCAAGCTCGCGCCGCCCGAGGAGCTGGTCGCGGCGATCCGGCTTGCGGCGGCGGGGCGCAAGTACATGGGGCCAGACCTTGCCGAGCAGGTGGCGGGTCTCCTTTCCGGCAACCTCGACGCACTGCCCCACGAATCGCTCTCGAGCCGGGAGCTCGAGGTGCTGAAGATGATCAGCCGGGGCTGCAAGCCGCAGGAGATCGCCGACGCCCTGGCCCTCAGCGTGAAAACGATCGGCACCTACCGCGACCGGCTGCTCCGGAAGATGAACATGGCCAGCAATGCCGACCTGGTCCGCTACGCCGCCGAGCATGACCTGTAG
- a CDS encoding methyl-accepting chemotaxis protein: protein MLKNYSLSTRIMALGLAVTLCFLLLLGWMYPKIKANMMEAKATKTRDLVQSASGTVDFYVKQAASKALPEPLAKSMALESLRNMKYGPTGKDYFWVNDLNTVMLMHPYSKDMVGKSQTENRDVNGKYLFREMVEVARKSGEGMVEYSWKKPNEETASPKVSYVKLVPEWGWVVGSGIYVDDVMREVHRLFGILYGVAAAILAGSLLLSWWMSRTISLPITRVIQTLDESTAQISTASEEVAVGSQSLAEGASEQAASLEETAAAMEEISSMTRQNSDNSGMARSLSENTGRSVAKANASMEQLVVRMKDISSMGEEIGKIIKTIDEIAFQTNLLALNAAVEAARAGEAGAGFAVVADEVRNLAQRAAGAAKNTAGLIEQTIGKIKDGTVLVQKTEADFTEVTASVKKVTELSAEVAAASTEQARGVSEVSSAVSQMDKVTQQNAASAEEIAASSEEMNSQAINLQEIVHTLELMMKGERNHPAVFVAKEGKRGTRGRTFPPAGLRDGGRPGFRQSVSPAEALPLGEAAMSAF from the coding sequence ATGCTGAAGAATTATTCCCTCTCGACCCGGATCATGGCGCTTGGGCTTGCCGTCACCCTCTGCTTCCTGCTGCTGCTGGGCTGGATGTACCCCAAGATCAAGGCGAACATGATGGAAGCCAAGGCGACCAAGACGCGCGACCTCGTCCAGTCCGCCTCCGGGACGGTCGACTTCTACGTGAAGCAGGCCGCATCGAAGGCGCTGCCCGAGCCTCTCGCGAAGTCCATGGCGCTCGAATCGCTGCGGAACATGAAGTACGGCCCGACCGGGAAAGATTACTTCTGGGTCAACGACCTGAACACCGTCATGCTCATGCACCCCTATTCCAAGGACATGGTCGGCAAGAGCCAAACCGAAAACCGGGACGTGAACGGCAAGTACCTGTTCCGGGAGATGGTCGAGGTCGCCCGCAAATCGGGCGAGGGGATGGTCGAATACTCCTGGAAAAAACCGAACGAGGAGACGGCGAGCCCCAAGGTCTCGTATGTCAAGCTGGTTCCGGAATGGGGATGGGTGGTCGGCTCCGGCATCTACGTCGACGACGTCATGCGGGAAGTGCATCGCCTCTTCGGCATCCTCTACGGCGTGGCCGCCGCGATCCTCGCGGGCAGCCTGCTCCTGTCCTGGTGGATGTCGCGCACGATTTCCCTCCCGATCACCCGGGTGATCCAGACCCTCGACGAGTCGACGGCGCAGATCTCCACCGCCTCCGAGGAAGTCGCCGTCGGCTCCCAGTCGCTCGCCGAAGGCGCTTCCGAGCAGGCGGCCTCGCTCGAGGAGACCGCGGCGGCGATGGAGGAAATTTCCTCGATGACGCGCCAGAACAGCGACAACTCGGGGATGGCCAGGAGCCTCTCCGAAAACACGGGCCGTTCGGTCGCCAAGGCGAACGCGTCGATGGAACAGCTCGTCGTCCGGATGAAGGACATCTCGTCGATGGGCGAGGAGATCGGCAAGATCATCAAGACGATCGACGAGATCGCCTTCCAGACCAACCTTTTGGCGCTTAACGCAGCGGTGGAGGCGGCGAGGGCCGGCGAGGCGGGGGCGGGATTCGCAGTCGTCGCCGACGAGGTGCGCAACCTGGCGCAGCGCGCGGCGGGCGCGGCAAAGAATACCGCCGGCCTGATCGAGCAGACGATCGGCAAGATCAAGGACGGCACGGTGCTGGTCCAGAAGACCGAGGCCGACTTCACCGAGGTTACCGCCTCCGTGAAGAAGGTGACCGAGCTCTCGGCCGAGGTCGCAGCGGCCTCGACGGAGCAGGCGCGCGGCGTCTCGGAGGTCAGCAGCGCGGTCTCGCAGATGGACAAGGTGACGCAGCAGAACGCGGCGAGCGCCGAGGAGATCGCAGCCTCCTCCGAGGAGATGAACAGCCAGGCGATCAACCTGCAGGAGATCGTGCATACGCTCGAACTCATGATGAAGGGGGAACGCAACCACCCGGCTGTTTTCGTGGCCAAGGAGGGGAAGCGGGGGACGCGCGGCCGCACCTTCCCGCCCGCCGGTCTCCGGGACGGCGGACGCCCCGGATTCCGGCAGTCCGTTTCCCCGGCCGAAGCGCTCCCGCTGGGCGAAGCGGCGATGAGCGCGTTCTGA
- a CDS encoding response regulator transcription factor: MIRILLVEDQPLVREIVREILRDAPEMRVTGEAGDGDEMAVILAAGEFDLMLLDISLPGKSGFDLLKSVRVQYPGMAVLMLSTHSEPDYIARAIDLGAAGYVQKRHAAERLVDAIRGIRLKAAG, translated from the coding sequence ATGATCCGAATCCTCCTGGTCGAAGACCAGCCGCTGGTCCGGGAGATCGTCCGGGAAATCCTGCGCGATGCGCCCGAGATGCGCGTGACCGGCGAGGCGGGCGACGGCGACGAGATGGCGGTTATTTTGGCCGCGGGCGAATTCGACCTGATGCTGCTCGACATCTCGCTTCCCGGGAAGAGCGGCTTCGACCTGCTGAAATCGGTTCGGGTGCAGTATCCCGGGATGGCGGTGCTGATGCTCAGCACGCACTCGGAGCCTGACTATATCGCCCGGGCGATCGACCTGGGCGCCGCTGGATATGTCCAGAAGCGACACGCCGCCGAGCGGCTGGTCGACGCGATCCGGGGCATCCGGCTCAAGGCGGCCGGCTGA
- a CDS encoding EAL domain-containing protein, protein MLPERILIIDDEPMIRTVFRGLLSSEGYAFLEAGDGQEGIDTFRRERPDLVITDLRMPGVDGLGVIAAITAESPATPVIVVSGIGTVHEAIGAIRLGAWDYVTKPVMEAAELLHTIRRTFERARLMAENRNYREGLEHEIRRRTTELRDSEERFRALFENANDAILLLGINGRILSCNRKALELFARGGDEIARRTLLDFSPAEQPDGASSASLYWQHVSHALEGEPQFFEWQHVRPDGETFDAEISLNQVVIQETTFMQALIRDNSAHKRYEEQLKRQASHDDLTGLPNRRLLHEMLNGLIPEAASGNRQLSALLLDLDNFKYINDTLGHPQGDELLRQVANRLLETATDVEMVGRFMGDEFVLLMSPREPREAEGLARGILEAFRTPFLLGQTELFMTPSIGIASYPGAGETAELLLRNGEAAMYEARKQGAGRFQVYSPEINAQADARLKMGNRLHKALDRGEFALHYQPQFDLSTMAITGMEALLRWTPEGGAMVSPAVFIPVLEEAGLIVPVGEWVLSEACRQLRAWLDAGIPPLKLSVNVSAWQFHSGRLVDTVRTVLAETRIDPALVCLELTESIVMHDVEETIRQLHALRDLGVSLSIDDFGTGYSSLSYLRRMPIHELKIDRSFVMNLPQDANCAAIVNTILGMADGLNLSVVAEGVETEEQLRFLAGLKCETGQGYLYSKPLPPAALERFVRETAALAS, encoded by the coding sequence ATGCTTCCCGAAAGGATCCTCATCATCGACGACGAGCCCATGATCCGGACCGTCTTCCGGGGACTCTTGTCCTCGGAAGGCTACGCCTTCCTCGAGGCCGGCGACGGGCAGGAAGGGATCGACACGTTCCGGCGTGAACGGCCGGACCTGGTCATCACCGACCTCAGGATGCCCGGCGTGGACGGGCTCGGGGTCATCGCGGCGATCACGGCGGAAAGCCCTGCGACGCCGGTTATCGTGGTGTCCGGGATCGGCACCGTGCACGAAGCGATCGGAGCGATCCGCCTGGGCGCCTGGGACTACGTGACCAAGCCGGTGATGGAGGCTGCGGAGCTTCTCCATACGATCCGGAGAACCTTCGAGCGCGCCCGGCTCATGGCCGAAAACAGGAACTACAGGGAAGGGCTCGAGCACGAAATTCGCCGGAGGACGACGGAACTGCGCGACAGCGAGGAGCGGTTCCGCGCGCTGTTCGAGAACGCCAACGACGCGATCCTCCTCCTCGGGATCAACGGCCGGATCCTGAGCTGCAACCGAAAGGCGCTCGAGCTGTTTGCGCGCGGCGGGGACGAGATCGCCCGCCGCACACTCCTGGATTTTTCTCCCGCCGAGCAACCCGACGGCGCCTCATCAGCAAGCCTGTACTGGCAGCACGTCTCGCACGCCTTGGAGGGAGAGCCGCAGTTTTTCGAATGGCAGCACGTCCGGCCCGACGGGGAGACGTTCGACGCCGAGATCAGCCTGAATCAGGTCGTGATCCAGGAAACAACATTCATGCAGGCACTTATCCGCGACAATTCGGCGCACAAGCGGTACGAGGAGCAGCTGAAGCGCCAGGCAAGCCACGACGATCTGACGGGGCTCCCCAATCGGCGGCTCCTTCACGAGATGCTGAACGGACTCATCCCGGAAGCGGCCTCGGGGAATCGCCAGCTTTCCGCCCTCCTGCTCGACCTCGACAACTTCAAATACATCAACGACACACTGGGACACCCGCAGGGAGACGAGCTGCTGCGCCAGGTCGCAAATCGCCTGCTCGAAACGGCGACGGACGTCGAGATGGTGGGCCGCTTCATGGGCGACGAGTTCGTGCTGCTCATGTCGCCTCGCGAGCCCCGGGAAGCGGAGGGGCTTGCGAGGGGAATTCTGGAGGCATTCCGAACTCCGTTCCTCTTGGGCCAGACCGAGCTGTTCATGACTCCGAGCATCGGCATCGCCTCGTACCCCGGCGCCGGGGAGACGGCCGAGCTGCTCCTCCGCAACGGCGAGGCGGCCATGTACGAGGCGCGCAAGCAGGGCGCGGGCCGCTTCCAGGTCTACTCGCCCGAGATCAACGCCCAGGCCGACGCTCGCCTGAAAATGGGTAACCGCCTGCACAAGGCGCTCGACCGGGGCGAGTTCGCGCTGCATTACCAGCCGCAGTTCGACCTGTCGACGATGGCGATCACGGGAATGGAGGCGCTGCTGCGGTGGACGCCCGAAGGCGGGGCGATGGTCTCCCCCGCCGTGTTCATCCCCGTGCTGGAGGAGGCCGGGCTGATCGTGCCGGTCGGCGAGTGGGTGTTGTCGGAAGCTTGCCGGCAGTTGCGAGCCTGGCTCGACGCGGGGATCCCCCCGCTCAAGCTGTCGGTCAACGTATCGGCCTGGCAGTTCCACAGCGGGCGGCTCGTCGACACGGTCCGGACCGTCCTGGCGGAGACCCGGATCGACCCCGCGCTGGTCTGCCTGGAGCTGACCGAGAGCATCGTCATGCATGACGTCGAGGAGACGATCCGGCAACTGCACGCCCTGCGGGATCTCGGCGTCAGCCTCTCGATCGACGACTTCGGCACGGGTTATTCGTCGCTAAGCTACCTGCGGCGGATGCCGATCCACGAGCTCAAGATCGACCGCTCGTTCGTCATGAACCTGCCCCAGGACGCCAACTGCGCCGCGATCGTCAACACGATCCTGGGAATGGCCGACGGGCTCAACCTGTCGGTCGTGGCGGAGGGGGTCGAGACCGAGGAACAACTGCGGTTCCTGGCCGGCCTCAAATGCGAAACCGGCCAGGGTTACCTGTACAGCAAGCCGCTGCCGCCCGCGGCGTTGGAACGGTTCGTCCGGGAAACGGCCGCGCTGGCTAGCTGA
- a CDS encoding PBP1A family penicillin-binding protein translates to MARKLSFLKPSTPPSRKGFAVLAVIATIGVCLVLGGLLGFFLLAKFGDFPSIQSAAAYRPSVSSKIYDRNNKVVGEIYLEKRTLVPYESIPPHVVNAFVAAEDAHFFKHKGVDYFAILRAVVKDMLHGGYAQGASTITQQTVKSLFLTPEKNVQRKMKEIILSYRIEHAMTKQEILYLYLNQIYLGDGAYGVEAAARTFFNKSVGELSVAEGAMLAGLAQAPTRYSPRNHFDQAKARQKYVLRRMGEVGFITPQQADEAFNLKLTIAPPSTFRSKAAYFLEYVRNYLAEKYGADAIYKSQLNIYTTIDARMQEAADDALTEGLKRLDADRKLAGIQGALIALDPHTGGVLSMVGGADFAQSQFNRALQAKRQPGSAFKPIVYAAAIEKGKTVISTVDDSPIEFEKSETEMWKPRNYDGTFLGPITMLEALAKSRNLATVRLLSEIGVDSALDMARSLGIQSPIERNLSIALGSSSVSPIELCTVYATFAALGERPTPYFIREVRDGSGNVLEKAGPRIERTISPETAYLTVRLMQEVVRSGTAASARGLGPDIAGKTGTTNDSNDAWFVGFSPDIAAAVWVGYDTPKPLGHGSAASIALPIWIRYMGRALGVAPSHEFPVPPGITFAHVDPSTNKVLPSGSTEGVVLPFKLGTVPEAGAAGTGGGTAPKAAPADDLL, encoded by the coding sequence GTGGCGCGCAAACTGTCGTTCCTGAAACCTTCCACTCCCCCGTCCAGAAAAGGGTTCGCCGTACTCGCCGTCATCGCGACGATCGGCGTCTGTCTCGTGCTCGGCGGGCTGCTCGGCTTCTTCCTCCTGGCGAAGTTCGGCGATTTCCCGTCGATCCAGTCCGCTGCGGCCTATCGCCCCAGCGTCTCCTCCAAGATCTACGACCGCAACAACAAGGTCGTCGGCGAGATCTACCTCGAAAAACGAACGCTCGTCCCTTACGAATCCATTCCCCCCCACGTCGTCAACGCCTTCGTCGCGGCCGAGGACGCCCACTTCTTCAAGCACAAGGGCGTCGACTATTTCGCGATCCTGCGCGCCGTGGTCAAGGACATGCTGCACGGCGGGTATGCCCAGGGCGCCAGCACGATCACGCAGCAGACGGTCAAGTCGCTCTTCCTGACGCCCGAGAAAAACGTCCAGCGGAAGATGAAGGAGATCATCCTCTCCTACCGCATCGAGCACGCGATGACCAAGCAGGAGATCCTCTACCTCTACCTCAACCAGATCTACCTGGGCGACGGGGCATACGGCGTCGAGGCGGCCGCCCGCACCTTCTTCAACAAGAGCGTCGGCGAACTCAGCGTCGCCGAGGGCGCGATGCTCGCGGGCCTTGCCCAGGCCCCGACGCGGTATTCGCCGAGAAACCACTTCGACCAGGCCAAGGCGCGCCAAAAATATGTCCTCCGCCGGATGGGAGAGGTCGGCTTCATCACCCCTCAGCAGGCCGACGAGGCGTTCAACCTCAAGCTGACGATCGCCCCGCCTTCCACGTTCCGTTCGAAGGCCGCCTACTTCCTCGAATATGTCCGCAACTACCTGGCCGAAAAGTACGGCGCAGACGCGATCTACAAGAGCCAGCTCAATATCTACACGACGATCGACGCGCGGATGCAGGAAGCCGCCGACGACGCGCTGACCGAGGGGCTCAAGCGGCTCGACGCCGACCGAAAGCTGGCCGGCATCCAGGGGGCGCTGATCGCCCTCGACCCGCACACCGGCGGCGTGCTCTCGATGGTGGGGGGCGCCGACTTCGCGCAGTCGCAGTTCAACCGGGCGCTCCAGGCGAAGCGGCAGCCGGGATCGGCATTCAAGCCGATCGTCTACGCGGCCGCGATCGAAAAGGGCAAGACGGTCATCTCGACGGTCGACGACTCGCCGATCGAGTTCGAGAAGAGCGAGACCGAGATGTGGAAGCCGCGCAACTACGACGGCACCTTCCTGGGCCCCATCACGATGCTCGAGGCGCTGGCCAAATCACGCAACCTCGCCACCGTGCGTCTGCTCAGCGAGATCGGCGTCGACTCGGCGCTCGACATGGCCCGTTCGCTCGGCATCCAGTCTCCGATCGAGCGCAACCTGTCGATCGCCTTGGGATCGTCGAGCGTCTCGCCGATCGAGCTGTGCACCGTCTACGCAACCTTCGCGGCATTGGGCGAGCGGCCCACCCCCTATTTCATCCGCGAGGTGCGCGACGGGTCCGGAAACGTGCTTGAGAAGGCCGGCCCCCGGATCGAGCGCACCATCTCGCCCGAGACCGCCTACCTCACCGTGCGGTTGATGCAGGAGGTCGTCCGTAGCGGGACGGCCGCCTCGGCGCGCGGGCTCGGCCCCGACATCGCGGGCAAGACCGGCACCACAAACGATTCGAACGATGCCTGGTTCGTCGGCTTCTCGCCCGACATCGCGGCCGCCGTCTGGGTCGGGTACGACACCCCCAAACCGCTTGGGCACGGATCGGCTGCCTCGATCGCCCTGCCGATCTGGATCCGCTACATGGGCCGGGCGCTGGGCGTTGCGCCGTCGCACGAATTCCCGGTCCCCCCGGGCATCACCTTCGCGCACGTCGACCCGTCGACGAACAAGGTGCTGCCCTCCGGATCGACCGAGGGAGTGGTGTTGCCGTTCAAGCTGGGGACGGTACCCGAGGCGGGCGCGGCGGGAACCGGCGGAGGAACCGCCCCGAAGGCGGCCCCCGCCGACGATCTGCTGTAG
- a CDS encoding acyl-CoA dehydratase activase, protein MSPHGGVVFLGVDVGSTSMKFVLYVPAGEASPPDGVRASFLEAGPVPLAVGGGELFLLSNERVLGDPGKKVTDRLRCWLDVLGDGRVAGIVFTGRSGRQIAQSLGGKYENDFRCLVKGVAATCPEVRTIFEMGGENAKVIRLDAGRDGGPPRVRDYDTNGDCAAGTGSFIDQQAVRMKIPVEEIGDLVAKVGSAARIAGRCSVFAKSDMIHAQQKGASPEEILKGLCEAVARNFKSNINKGKDTRSPVALVGGLFANRGVVEAVRTVFEFSDADFILPRGFACLGAAGAAIAASQLAPADRKAISFDRPEAEEKTVFASWDPLKLDNVVFLRDRQQPPPKIEGRPDVYLGIDIGSVSTNFAVIDVEGNLIKEIYVRTQSRPVQVVTDGLRMLQEEFGDTLNVRGVGTTGSGRELIGELCGADTVQDEITAHKTGSTFISNRYFDRPVDTILEIGGQDAKFIGLENGVVTDFAMNDACAAGTGSFLEEQAERLGVQIKGEFAELALSSKAPLRMGERCTVFMEQDVNSFMERGAGKADIVAGLAYSVALNYLNRVVRGRKIGDVIYFQGGTAYNDAVAAAFSMVLGKQVIVPPHNGVIGAIGMALLARDKVRATAEPTRFRGFDLSKVEYSRREFVCKGCSNYCDMQEIRIEGVNSYWGDKCSDRYRKAVETGNKPIIEDLVALRNGRMDALADDFRPGPRGTIGFPRAMYFYDHFPYWKALLETLGFGVKVSPRTDRAIAREGFERTVAEPCYPIQVAHGHVAALLRDGVDYLFIPNVINAQTEHRHTESHFCPWGQTLPFVIASVPQWEEELGRKLLAPTIRFRDSEKLQIKDLLAVMGPLGVPRNLVRDGLRAGRAAQESFRNFLRQAGAEAIRAIEAAEAHAVVLLGRPYNIYDRDINLDVPSKLRSRYGLNVIPIDFLPIDDLDIRDLNDNMFWNYGRKLIAAARWCKDRPRAHVVYLTNFKCGPDSFVRHFIPRAAGSPHLALQFDGHGNDAGYMTRCEAYLDSKGVLRWWAEK, encoded by the coding sequence ATGTCCCCGCATGGAGGCGTTGTGTTTCTTGGCGTAGATGTCGGATCGACCAGCATGAAATTCGTTTTGTACGTTCCCGCGGGGGAAGCATCCCCGCCGGACGGCGTTCGCGCGTCGTTTCTCGAAGCCGGGCCCGTCCCGCTGGCCGTCGGCGGGGGCGAACTTTTCCTGCTCTCGAACGAGCGCGTCCTGGGCGACCCCGGGAAGAAGGTGACCGATCGCCTGCGCTGCTGGCTCGACGTCCTCGGCGACGGCCGGGTGGCCGGCATCGTGTTCACGGGCCGGAGCGGCCGGCAGATCGCCCAGTCGCTCGGTGGCAAGTACGAGAACGACTTCCGCTGCCTGGTCAAGGGCGTGGCGGCCACCTGCCCGGAGGTCCGCACGATCTTCGAGATGGGCGGCGAGAACGCCAAGGTGATCCGGCTCGACGCGGGCCGCGACGGCGGGCCGCCCCGCGTGCGCGACTACGACACCAACGGCGATTGCGCCGCGGGCACCGGCTCCTTCATCGACCAGCAGGCCGTTCGGATGAAGATCCCGGTCGAGGAGATCGGCGACCTGGTGGCGAAGGTGGGCAGCGCCGCCCGCATCGCCGGCCGCTGCTCCGTATTCGCCAAGAGCGACATGATCCATGCGCAGCAAAAGGGAGCCTCCCCCGAGGAGATCCTCAAAGGGCTGTGCGAGGCGGTCGCGCGCAACTTCAAGAGCAACATCAACAAGGGGAAGGACACGCGCTCCCCCGTCGCCCTGGTCGGCGGCCTGTTCGCCAACCGGGGCGTCGTCGAGGCGGTGCGCACTGTGTTCGAATTCTCCGACGCCGACTTCATCCTGCCCCGAGGCTTCGCCTGCCTGGGCGCCGCCGGCGCCGCCATCGCCGCGTCTCAGCTCGCGCCCGCAGACCGCAAGGCCATCTCCTTCGACCGGCCGGAGGCTGAAGAGAAGACCGTTTTCGCATCGTGGGACCCGCTCAAGCTCGACAATGTCGTGTTCCTGCGCGACCGGCAGCAGCCGCCTCCGAAGATCGAGGGTCGCCCCGACGTCTACCTGGGCATCGACATCGGCTCGGTCAGCACCAACTTCGCCGTCATCGACGTCGAGGGCAACCTGATCAAGGAGATCTACGTCCGGACGCAGTCGCGGCCCGTGCAGGTCGTGACCGACGGCCTCCGGATGCTGCAGGAGGAGTTCGGCGACACGCTCAACGTCCGCGGCGTCGGCACCACCGGTTCGGGACGCGAGCTGATCGGCGAGCTGTGCGGCGCCGACACGGTCCAGGACGAGATCACGGCGCACAAGACCGGGTCGACCTTTATCAGCAACCGGTACTTCGACCGCCCCGTCGACACCATCCTCGAGATCGGGGGGCAGGACGCCAAGTTCATCGGGCTCGAGAACGGCGTCGTCACCGACTTCGCGATGAACGACGCGTGCGCTGCAGGCACCGGCTCTTTCCTCGAGGAGCAGGCCGAGCGGCTCGGGGTGCAGATCAAGGGCGAGTTCGCCGAGCTTGCGCTTTCGTCGAAGGCGCCCCTCCGGATGGGGGAGCGCTGCACGGTCTTCATGGAGCAGGACGTCAACAGCTTCATGGAACGGGGCGCCGGCAAGGCCGACATCGTCGCAGGGCTTGCCTACTCGGTCGCCCTCAATTACCTCAACCGGGTGGTGCGCGGCCGGAAGATCGGCGACGTCATCTACTTCCAGGGCGGAACCGCCTACAACGACGCCGTCGCGGCCGCCTTTTCGATGGTGCTCGGCAAGCAGGTCATCGTTCCGCCGCACAACGGGGTGATCGGCGCGATCGGCATGGCGCTGCTCGCGCGCGACAAGGTGCGCGCCACCGCCGAGCCGACCCGCTTCCGCGGCTTCGATCTCTCGAAGGTCGAATACAGCCGGCGGGAGTTCGTCTGCAAGGGGTGCAGCAACTACTGCGACATGCAGGAGATCCGCATCGAGGGGGTCAACAGCTACTGGGGCGACAAGTGCTCCGACCGCTACCGGAAGGCCGTCGAGACCGGCAACAAGCCGATCATCGAGGACCTCGTCGCCCTGCGTAACGGCCGCATGGATGCGCTCGCCGACGATTTCCGTCCGGGCCCCCGGGGGACGATCGGTTTCCCGCGCGCGATGTACTTCTACGACCATTTCCCATACTGGAAGGCGCTGCTCGAGACGCTGGGGTTCGGCGTCAAGGTCAGCCCTCGCACCGATCGGGCGATCGCGCGCGAAGGATTCGAGCGCACCGTCGCGGAGCCGTGCTACCCGATCCAGGTGGCGCACGGCCACGTGGCGGCGCTGCTTCGCGACGGCGTCGACTACCTGTTCATCCCCAACGTGATCAACGCCCAGACCGAGCACCGGCACACCGAGTCGCACTTCTGTCCCTGGGGCCAGACGCTTCCGTTCGTGATCGCGTCGGTTCCGCAGTGGGAAGAAGAGCTGGGGCGCAAGCTGCTGGCGCCGACCATCCGGTTCCGCGATTCCGAAAAGCTCCAGATCAAGGATCTGCTCGCGGTGATGGGGCCGCTGGGCGTCCCGCGCAACCTCGTCCGCGACGGGCTTCGGGCCGGGCGCGCGGCCCAGGAATCCTTCCGCAACTTTCTGCGGCAGGCGGGCGCCGAGGCGATCCGGGCCATCGAGGCGGCCGAGGCGCACGCCGTCGTGCTGCTCGGGCGTCCCTACAACATCTACGACCGCGACATCAACCTCGACGTCCCGTCGAAGCTGCGCAGCCGCTACGGGCTCAACGTGATCCCGATCGACTTCCTTCCCATCGACGACCTCGACATCCGCGATCTCAACGACAACATGTTCTGGAACTACGGGCGCAAGCTGATCGCCGCCGCCCGGTGGTGCAAGGACCGCCCCCGGGCCCACGTCGTCTACCTGACCAATTTCAAGTGCGGCCCGGACTCCTTCGTCCGGCATTTCATCCCCCGCGCCGCCGGTTCGCCCCACCTCGCCCTCCAGTTCGACGGGCACGGGAACGATGCCGGCTACATGACCCGGTGCGAGGCGTATCTCGACAGCAAGGGAGTTCTGCGTTGGTGGGCCGAAAAATGA
- the tatC gene encoding twin-arginine translocase subunit TatC, translating into MTDRRMTLPENDAPATEAPAKDAPEPAGTDGRLPLTGHLEELRKRLVRAMIAVGIGTLLCYNWAGPIYKTLMAPLTRSLPPESRLIFTELTEAFLTYFKVALWGGFLLASPVVFHQVWRFVSPGLYDKERALVLRFAFWSAAGLVAGVAFGYFVAIPSIFSFLLSFGRQTVVPMPSMQASLSLVIRTLTIFGVLFELPLALYLAGRGGILTSRLLRKGRKLAVLGALILAAVLSPPDVVSQLLIAVPLYVLYEVGILTCGVGARRHRKAAAA; encoded by the coding sequence GTGACGGACCGGCGCATGACGCTTCCCGAGAACGACGCACCCGCGACTGAAGCCCCCGCGAAAGACGCTCCCGAGCCCGCCGGCACCGACGGCCGCCTTCCGCTGACCGGGCACCTCGAAGAGTTGCGCAAGCGGCTGGTCCGGGCGATGATCGCTGTCGGAATCGGCACTCTCCTTTGCTACAACTGGGCCGGGCCGATCTACAAGACGCTCATGGCACCGCTCACCCGTTCCCTTCCGCCCGAATCGCGCCTGATCTTCACCGAGCTGACCGAGGCGTTCCTGACCTATTTCAAGGTCGCGCTCTGGGGCGGCTTCCTGCTGGCCAGCCCGGTCGTCTTCCACCAGGTCTGGCGTTTCGTCAGCCCGGGCCTCTACGACAAGGAACGCGCGCTCGTCCTGCGCTTCGCCTTCTGGTCCGCCGCCGGGCTCGTCGCCGGGGTCGCTTTCGGCTATTTCGTGGCCATCCCCTCGATCTTCTCCTTCCTGCTGTCCTTCGGGCGGCAGACCGTCGTGCCGATGCCGTCGATGCAGGCCTCGCTCTCCCTGGTCATCCGCACGCTGACGATCTTCGGCGTGCTGTTCGAGCTGCCGCTGGCGCTCTATCTCGCGGGGCGGGGGGGAATCCTCACGTCGAGGCTGCTGCGCAAGGGGCGCAAGCTGGCGGTCCTCGGCGCGCTGATCCTCGCCGCCGTCCTTTCGCCTCCCGACGTGGTGTCCCAGCTCCTGATCGCCGTCCCGCTCTACGTCCTTTACGAGGTCGGCATCCTCACCTGCGGAGTGGGCGCCCGCCGGCACCGGAAGGCGGCCGCGGCATGA